From the Arvicola amphibius chromosome 2, mArvAmp1.2, whole genome shotgun sequence genome, one window contains:
- the Rho gene encoding LOW QUALITY PROTEIN: rhodopsin (The sequence of the model RefSeq protein was modified relative to this genomic sequence to represent the inferred CDS: deleted 3 bases in 3 codons; substituted 1 base at 1 genomic stop codon) — protein MNGTEGPNFYVPFSNVTGVVRSPFEYPQYYLAEPWQFSMLAAYMFLLIVLGFPINFLTLYVTVQHKKLRTPLNYILLNLAVADLFMVLGGFTTTLYTSLHGYFIFGPTGCNLEGFFATLGGENRPVGPWXVLAIERYVVVCKPMSNFRFGENHAIMGVAFTWVMALACAAGLPAPSAGWSQYIPEGMQCSCGVDYYTLKPDVNNESFVLYMFVVHFTIPLLIIFFCYGAAGPSTVKEAAAQQQESRTHQKAEKEVTRMVILMVIFFLICWLPYASVAVYIFTHQGSDFGPIFMTVPAFFAKSSSIYNPVIYIMMNKQFRNCMLTTLCCGKVPFGDEDASATASKTETSQVAPA, from the exons ATGAACGGCACAGAGGGCCCCAATTTCTATGTGCCCTTCTCGAACGTCACAGGCGTGGTGCGCAGCCCCTTTGAGTATCCACAGTACTACCTGGCGGAACCCTGGCAGTTCTCCATGCTGGCAGCGTACATGTTCCTGCTCATCGTGCTGGGTTTCCCCATCAACTTCCTCACGCTCTACGTCACCGTACAGCACAAGAAGCTGCGTACACCGCTCAACTACATCCTGCTCAACTTGGCTGTGGCTGACCTCTTCATGGTCTTGGGAGGATTCACCACCACGCTCTACACCTCACTGCATGGCTACTTCATCTTTGGGCCCACAGGATGTAACCTCGAGGGCTTCTTCGCCACACTGGGCG GTGAAAATCGCCCTGTTGGTCCCTGGTAGGTCCTGGCTATTGAGCGTTACGTAGTGGTCTGCAAGCCCATGAGCAAC TTCCGCTTTGGGGAGAATCATGCCATTATGGGTGTGGCCTTCACCTGGGTCATGGCGTTGGCCTGTGCTGCTGGCCTCCCCGCTCCTTCGGCTG gctggtctca GTACATCCCCGAGGGCATGCAGTGCTCATGTGGGGTT GACTACTATACACTCAAGCCCGATGTCAACAACGAGTCCTTCGTCCTCTATATGTTCGTGGTCCACTTCACCATTCCTCTGCTCATCATCTTCTTCTGCTATGGGGCAGCTGGTCCTTCAACCGTCAAGGAG GCGGCTGCCCAGCAGCAGGAGTCACGCACCcaccagaaggcagagaaagaagtcaCCCGCATGGTCATCCTCATGGTCATCTTCTTCCTGATCTGCTGGCTTCCCTATGCTAGTGTGGCCGTCTACATCTTTACCCACCAAGGCTCCGACTTTGGTCCCATCTTTATGACCGTGCCAGCT TTCTTTGCCAAGAGCTCCTCCATCTACAACCCAGTCATCTACATCATGATGAACAAACAG ttCCGGAACTGCATGCTCACTACCCTCTGCTGTGGCAAGGTTCCATTCGGTGATGAAGATGCCTCTGCTACTGCCTCCAAGACGGAGACCAGCCAGGTGGCCCCAGCCTAA